The following coding sequences are from one Panicum hallii strain FIL2 chromosome 5, PHallii_v3.1, whole genome shotgun sequence window:
- the LOC112893641 gene encoding protein TWIN LOV 1 isoform X4 yields MASSGAEEADPGEREREEHGDLHHQRRLASSLTARYSDWVLEALDELPGSFLLTDPALAGHPIVYASRGLTALTGYARREVLGSGARVFQGAATDRAAVAGVREAVRAQRAHQVAILNYRRDGSPHWVLLHLAPVFHARDGSVLHFLAVQVPIDDAGRGAGAPCRGAQGAVLAACREEARVDDDFPCASYSGKVFVDMDKRGLEAEKPRVASDSEKEKAISTANSIVAALNRYSKLTGLVVSGKRCDSVGIPALSSSLNLSLGYSREEILGCNCRVLNGPGTSLEVIEEACTVDLLSYRKDGSSFPDLLHVSPIRDASGKVAFHIWVHLDVGAKHDFNGLTPEVWQLGAVGAVRVAVRGLSASGSLLRPSQ; encoded by the exons ATGGCGAGCTCCGGCGCGGAGGAGGCAGACCCGGgggagcgggagcgggaggAGCACGGCGACCTCCACCACCAGCGCCGCCTCGCGTCCTCGCTGACGGCGCGGTACTCGGACTGGGTGCTGGAGGCGCTGGACGAGCTCCCGGGGAGCTTCCTGCTCACGGACCCGGCCCTGGCGGGCCACCCCATCGTCTACGCCTCCCGGGGCCTCACCGCGCTCACCGGCTACGCGCGCCGCGAGGTGCTGGGCAGCGGCGCGCGCGTCTTCCAGGGCGCCGCCACcgaccgcgccgccgtcgcgggGGTGCGCGAGGCCGTGCGGGCGCAGCGCGCGCACCAGGTCGCCATCCTCAACTACCGCCGCGACGGGTCCCCGCACTGGGTGCTGCTGCACCTCGCCCCCGTCTTCCACGCCCGCGACGGGAGCGTGCTCCACTTCCTCGCCGTGCAGGTGCCCATCGACGACGccgggcggggggcgggggcgccgTGCCGCGGCGCGCAGGGGGCGGTCCTCGCCGCGTGCCGCGAGGAGGCCAGGGTGGATGATGATTTCCCGTGCGCGAGCTACTCAGGGAAGGTGTTCGTTGATATGGATAAGAGAG GTCTGGAGGCTGAGAAACCGCGCGTAGCTAGTGATAGTGAGAAAGAGAAGGCAATAAGTACGGCTAACAGCATCGTCGCTGCGCTGAATCGCTACAGCAAGCTAACTGGTCTAGTGGTCAGCGGGAAGAGATGTGACTCTGTTGGCATCCCAGCACTCAGTTCTTCATTAAACCTTTCTCTCG GATACTCAAGAGAGGAAATATTGGGTTGTAATTGCAGAGTCTTAAACGGTCCAGGTACTAGCTTGGAGGTTATAGAGGAG GCATGTACAGTGGATCTACTAAGTTACAG AAAAGATGGAAGTTCATTCCCTGATCTTCTACATGTATCTCCTATCAGAGATGCTTCAGGCAAG GTCGCATTTCATATCTGGGTTCACCTTGACGTGGGTGCAAAGCACGACTTCAATGGTTTGACCCCTGAGGTATGGCAGCTTGGAGCTGTTGGTGCGGTGAGAGTTGCAGTGAGAGGCTTGTCGGCATCAGGTAGCCTGTTGAGACCGTCCCAATAG
- the LOC112893641 gene encoding protein TWIN LOV 1 isoform X2, with protein MASSGAEEADPGEREREEHGDLHHQRRLASSLTARYSDWVLEALDELPGSFLLTDPALAGHPIVYASRGLTALTGYARREVLGSGARVFQGAATDRAAVAGVREAVRAQRAHQVAILNYRRDGSPHWVLLHLAPVFHARDGSVLHFLAVQVPIDDAGRGAGAPCRGAQGAVLAACREEARVDDDFPCASYSGKVFVDMDKRGLEAEKPRVASDSEKEKAISTANSIVAALNRYSKLTGLVVSGKRCDSVGIPALSSSLNLSLGRIKQSFVLTHSCLPDMPIIYASDAFLSLTGYSREEILGCNCRVLNGPGTSLEVIEEACTVDLLSYRKDGSSFPDLLHVSPIRDASGKVAFHIWVHLDVGAKHDFNGLTPEVWQLGAVGAVRVAVRGLSASGSLLRPSQ; from the exons ATGGCGAGCTCCGGCGCGGAGGAGGCAGACCCGGgggagcgggagcgggaggAGCACGGCGACCTCCACCACCAGCGCCGCCTCGCGTCCTCGCTGACGGCGCGGTACTCGGACTGGGTGCTGGAGGCGCTGGACGAGCTCCCGGGGAGCTTCCTGCTCACGGACCCGGCCCTGGCGGGCCACCCCATCGTCTACGCCTCCCGGGGCCTCACCGCGCTCACCGGCTACGCGCGCCGCGAGGTGCTGGGCAGCGGCGCGCGCGTCTTCCAGGGCGCCGCCACcgaccgcgccgccgtcgcgggGGTGCGCGAGGCCGTGCGGGCGCAGCGCGCGCACCAGGTCGCCATCCTCAACTACCGCCGCGACGGGTCCCCGCACTGGGTGCTGCTGCACCTCGCCCCCGTCTTCCACGCCCGCGACGGGAGCGTGCTCCACTTCCTCGCCGTGCAGGTGCCCATCGACGACGccgggcggggggcgggggcgccgTGCCGCGGCGCGCAGGGGGCGGTCCTCGCCGCGTGCCGCGAGGAGGCCAGGGTGGATGATGATTTCCCGTGCGCGAGCTACTCAGGGAAGGTGTTCGTTGATATGGATAAGAGAG GTCTGGAGGCTGAGAAACCGCGCGTAGCTAGTGATAGTGAGAAAGAGAAGGCAATAAGTACGGCTAACAGCATCGTCGCTGCGCTGAATCGCTACAGCAAGCTAACTGGTCTAGTGGTCAGCGGGAAGAGATGTGACTCTGTTGGCATCCCAGCACTCAGTTCTTCATTAAACCTTTCTCTCGGTAGAATCAAACAGAGCTTTGTATT GACTCACTCCTGCTTGCCTGATATGCCAATAATTTATGCTAGCGATGCTTTTTTATCATTAACAG GATACTCAAGAGAGGAAATATTGGGTTGTAATTGCAGAGTCTTAAACGGTCCAGGTACTAGCTTGGAGGTTATAGAGGAG GCATGTACAGTGGATCTACTAAGTTACAG AAAAGATGGAAGTTCATTCCCTGATCTTCTACATGTATCTCCTATCAGAGATGCTTCAGGCAAG GTCGCATTTCATATCTGGGTTCACCTTGACGTGGGTGCAAAGCACGACTTCAATGGTTTGACCCCTGAGGTATGGCAGCTTGGAGCTGTTGGTGCGGTGAGAGTTGCAGTGAGAGGCTTGTCGGCATCAGGTAGCCTGTTGAGACCGTCCCAATAG
- the LOC112893641 gene encoding protein TWIN LOV 1 isoform X1, translating to MASSGAEEADPGEREREEHGDLHHQRRLASSLTARYSDWVLEALDELPGSFLLTDPALAGHPIVYASRGLTALTGYARREVLGSGARVFQGAATDRAAVAGVREAVRAQRAHQVAILNYRRDGSPHWVLLHLAPVFHARDGSVLHFLAVQVPIDDAGRGAGAPCRGAQGAVLAACREEARVDDDFPCASYSGKVFVDMDKRGLEAEKPRVASDSEKEKAISTANSIVAALNRYSKLTGLVVSGKRCDSVGIPALSSSLNLSLGRIKQSFVLTHSCLPDMPIIYASDAFLSLTGYSREEILGCNCRVLNGPGTSLEVIEEINQHICSEQACTVDLLSYRKDGSSFPDLLHVSPIRDASGKVAFHIWVHLDVGAKHDFNGLTPEVWQLGAVGAVRVAVRGLSASGSLLRPSQ from the exons ATGGCGAGCTCCGGCGCGGAGGAGGCAGACCCGGgggagcgggagcgggaggAGCACGGCGACCTCCACCACCAGCGCCGCCTCGCGTCCTCGCTGACGGCGCGGTACTCGGACTGGGTGCTGGAGGCGCTGGACGAGCTCCCGGGGAGCTTCCTGCTCACGGACCCGGCCCTGGCGGGCCACCCCATCGTCTACGCCTCCCGGGGCCTCACCGCGCTCACCGGCTACGCGCGCCGCGAGGTGCTGGGCAGCGGCGCGCGCGTCTTCCAGGGCGCCGCCACcgaccgcgccgccgtcgcgggGGTGCGCGAGGCCGTGCGGGCGCAGCGCGCGCACCAGGTCGCCATCCTCAACTACCGCCGCGACGGGTCCCCGCACTGGGTGCTGCTGCACCTCGCCCCCGTCTTCCACGCCCGCGACGGGAGCGTGCTCCACTTCCTCGCCGTGCAGGTGCCCATCGACGACGccgggcggggggcgggggcgccgTGCCGCGGCGCGCAGGGGGCGGTCCTCGCCGCGTGCCGCGAGGAGGCCAGGGTGGATGATGATTTCCCGTGCGCGAGCTACTCAGGGAAGGTGTTCGTTGATATGGATAAGAGAG GTCTGGAGGCTGAGAAACCGCGCGTAGCTAGTGATAGTGAGAAAGAGAAGGCAATAAGTACGGCTAACAGCATCGTCGCTGCGCTGAATCGCTACAGCAAGCTAACTGGTCTAGTGGTCAGCGGGAAGAGATGTGACTCTGTTGGCATCCCAGCACTCAGTTCTTCATTAAACCTTTCTCTCGGTAGAATCAAACAGAGCTTTGTATT GACTCACTCCTGCTTGCCTGATATGCCAATAATTTATGCTAGCGATGCTTTTTTATCATTAACAG GATACTCAAGAGAGGAAATATTGGGTTGTAATTGCAGAGTCTTAAACGGTCCAGGTACTAGCTTGGAGGTTATAGAGGAG ATAAATCAGCATATTTGTTCTGAGCAGGCATGTACAGTGGATCTACTAAGTTACAG AAAAGATGGAAGTTCATTCCCTGATCTTCTACATGTATCTCCTATCAGAGATGCTTCAGGCAAG GTCGCATTTCATATCTGGGTTCACCTTGACGTGGGTGCAAAGCACGACTTCAATGGTTTGACCCCTGAGGTATGGCAGCTTGGAGCTGTTGGTGCGGTGAGAGTTGCAGTGAGAGGCTTGTCGGCATCAGGTAGCCTGTTGAGACCGTCCCAATAG
- the LOC112893641 gene encoding protein TWIN LOV 1 isoform X3, translated as MASSGAEEADPGEREREEHGDLHHQRRLASSLTARYSDWVLEALDELPGSFLLTDPALAGHPIVYASRGLTALTGYARREVLGSGARVFQGAATDRAAVAGVREAVRAQRAHQVAILNYRRDGSPHWVLLHLAPVFHARDGSVLHFLAVQVPIDDAGRGAGAPCRGAQGAVLAACREEARVDDDFPCASYSGKVFVDMDKRGLEAEKPRVASDSEKEKAISTANSIVAALNRYSKLTGLVVSGKRCDSVGIPALSSSLNLSLGYSREEILGCNCRVLNGPGTSLEVIEEINQHICSEQACTVDLLSYRKDGSSFPDLLHVSPIRDASGKVAFHIWVHLDVGAKHDFNGLTPEVWQLGAVGAVRVAVRGLSASGSLLRPSQ; from the exons ATGGCGAGCTCCGGCGCGGAGGAGGCAGACCCGGgggagcgggagcgggaggAGCACGGCGACCTCCACCACCAGCGCCGCCTCGCGTCCTCGCTGACGGCGCGGTACTCGGACTGGGTGCTGGAGGCGCTGGACGAGCTCCCGGGGAGCTTCCTGCTCACGGACCCGGCCCTGGCGGGCCACCCCATCGTCTACGCCTCCCGGGGCCTCACCGCGCTCACCGGCTACGCGCGCCGCGAGGTGCTGGGCAGCGGCGCGCGCGTCTTCCAGGGCGCCGCCACcgaccgcgccgccgtcgcgggGGTGCGCGAGGCCGTGCGGGCGCAGCGCGCGCACCAGGTCGCCATCCTCAACTACCGCCGCGACGGGTCCCCGCACTGGGTGCTGCTGCACCTCGCCCCCGTCTTCCACGCCCGCGACGGGAGCGTGCTCCACTTCCTCGCCGTGCAGGTGCCCATCGACGACGccgggcggggggcgggggcgccgTGCCGCGGCGCGCAGGGGGCGGTCCTCGCCGCGTGCCGCGAGGAGGCCAGGGTGGATGATGATTTCCCGTGCGCGAGCTACTCAGGGAAGGTGTTCGTTGATATGGATAAGAGAG GTCTGGAGGCTGAGAAACCGCGCGTAGCTAGTGATAGTGAGAAAGAGAAGGCAATAAGTACGGCTAACAGCATCGTCGCTGCGCTGAATCGCTACAGCAAGCTAACTGGTCTAGTGGTCAGCGGGAAGAGATGTGACTCTGTTGGCATCCCAGCACTCAGTTCTTCATTAAACCTTTCTCTCG GATACTCAAGAGAGGAAATATTGGGTTGTAATTGCAGAGTCTTAAACGGTCCAGGTACTAGCTTGGAGGTTATAGAGGAG ATAAATCAGCATATTTGTTCTGAGCAGGCATGTACAGTGGATCTACTAAGTTACAG AAAAGATGGAAGTTCATTCCCTGATCTTCTACATGTATCTCCTATCAGAGATGCTTCAGGCAAG GTCGCATTTCATATCTGGGTTCACCTTGACGTGGGTGCAAAGCACGACTTCAATGGTTTGACCCCTGAGGTATGGCAGCTTGGAGCTGTTGGTGCGGTGAGAGTTGCAGTGAGAGGCTTGTCGGCATCAGGTAGCCTGTTGAGACCGTCCCAATAG
- the LOC112893641 gene encoding protein TWIN LOV 1 isoform X6: MASSGAEEADPGEREREEHGDLHHQRRLASSLTARYSDWVLEALDELPGSFLLTDPALAGHPIVYASRGLTALTGYARREVLGSGARVFQGAATDRAAVAGVREAVRAQRAHQVAILNYRRDGSPHWVLLHLAPVFHARDGSVLHFLAVQVPIDDAGRGAGAPCRGAQGAVLAACREEARVDDDFPCASYSGKVFVDMDKRGLEAEKPRVASDSEKEKAISTANSIVAALNRYSKLTGLVVSGKRCDSVGIPALSSSLNLSLGRIKQSFVLTHSCLPDMPIIYASDAFLSLTGYSREEILGCNCRVLNGPGTSLEVIEEACTVDLLSYRKDGSSFPDLLHVSPIRDASGRISYLGSP; this comes from the exons ATGGCGAGCTCCGGCGCGGAGGAGGCAGACCCGGgggagcgggagcgggaggAGCACGGCGACCTCCACCACCAGCGCCGCCTCGCGTCCTCGCTGACGGCGCGGTACTCGGACTGGGTGCTGGAGGCGCTGGACGAGCTCCCGGGGAGCTTCCTGCTCACGGACCCGGCCCTGGCGGGCCACCCCATCGTCTACGCCTCCCGGGGCCTCACCGCGCTCACCGGCTACGCGCGCCGCGAGGTGCTGGGCAGCGGCGCGCGCGTCTTCCAGGGCGCCGCCACcgaccgcgccgccgtcgcgggGGTGCGCGAGGCCGTGCGGGCGCAGCGCGCGCACCAGGTCGCCATCCTCAACTACCGCCGCGACGGGTCCCCGCACTGGGTGCTGCTGCACCTCGCCCCCGTCTTCCACGCCCGCGACGGGAGCGTGCTCCACTTCCTCGCCGTGCAGGTGCCCATCGACGACGccgggcggggggcgggggcgccgTGCCGCGGCGCGCAGGGGGCGGTCCTCGCCGCGTGCCGCGAGGAGGCCAGGGTGGATGATGATTTCCCGTGCGCGAGCTACTCAGGGAAGGTGTTCGTTGATATGGATAAGAGAG GTCTGGAGGCTGAGAAACCGCGCGTAGCTAGTGATAGTGAGAAAGAGAAGGCAATAAGTACGGCTAACAGCATCGTCGCTGCGCTGAATCGCTACAGCAAGCTAACTGGTCTAGTGGTCAGCGGGAAGAGATGTGACTCTGTTGGCATCCCAGCACTCAGTTCTTCATTAAACCTTTCTCTCGGTAGAATCAAACAGAGCTTTGTATT GACTCACTCCTGCTTGCCTGATATGCCAATAATTTATGCTAGCGATGCTTTTTTATCATTAACAG GATACTCAAGAGAGGAAATATTGGGTTGTAATTGCAGAGTCTTAAACGGTCCAGGTACTAGCTTGGAGGTTATAGAGGAG GCATGTACAGTGGATCTACTAAGTTACAG AAAAGATGGAAGTTCATTCCCTGATCTTCTACATGTATCTCCTATCAGAGATGCTTCAG GTCGCATTTCATATCTGGGTTCACCTTGA
- the LOC112893641 gene encoding protein TWIN LOV 1 isoform X5 produces the protein MASSGAEEADPGEREREEHGDLHHQRRLASSLTARYSDWVLEALDELPGSFLLTDPALAGHPIVYASRGLTALTGYARREVLGSGARVFQGAATDRAAVAGVREAVRAQRAHQVAILNYRRDGSPHWVLLHLAPVFHARDGSVLHFLAVQVPIDDAGRGAGAPCRGAQGAVLAACREEARVDDDFPCASYSGKVFVDMDKRGLEAEKPRVASDSEKEKAISTANSIVAALNRYSKLTGLVVSGKRCDSVGIPALSSSLNLSLGRIKQSFVLTHSCLPDMPIIYASDAFLSLTGYSREEILGCNCRVLNGPGTSLEVIEEINQHICSEQACTVDLLSYRKDGSSFPDLLHVSPIRDASGRISYLGSP, from the exons ATGGCGAGCTCCGGCGCGGAGGAGGCAGACCCGGgggagcgggagcgggaggAGCACGGCGACCTCCACCACCAGCGCCGCCTCGCGTCCTCGCTGACGGCGCGGTACTCGGACTGGGTGCTGGAGGCGCTGGACGAGCTCCCGGGGAGCTTCCTGCTCACGGACCCGGCCCTGGCGGGCCACCCCATCGTCTACGCCTCCCGGGGCCTCACCGCGCTCACCGGCTACGCGCGCCGCGAGGTGCTGGGCAGCGGCGCGCGCGTCTTCCAGGGCGCCGCCACcgaccgcgccgccgtcgcgggGGTGCGCGAGGCCGTGCGGGCGCAGCGCGCGCACCAGGTCGCCATCCTCAACTACCGCCGCGACGGGTCCCCGCACTGGGTGCTGCTGCACCTCGCCCCCGTCTTCCACGCCCGCGACGGGAGCGTGCTCCACTTCCTCGCCGTGCAGGTGCCCATCGACGACGccgggcggggggcgggggcgccgTGCCGCGGCGCGCAGGGGGCGGTCCTCGCCGCGTGCCGCGAGGAGGCCAGGGTGGATGATGATTTCCCGTGCGCGAGCTACTCAGGGAAGGTGTTCGTTGATATGGATAAGAGAG GTCTGGAGGCTGAGAAACCGCGCGTAGCTAGTGATAGTGAGAAAGAGAAGGCAATAAGTACGGCTAACAGCATCGTCGCTGCGCTGAATCGCTACAGCAAGCTAACTGGTCTAGTGGTCAGCGGGAAGAGATGTGACTCTGTTGGCATCCCAGCACTCAGTTCTTCATTAAACCTTTCTCTCGGTAGAATCAAACAGAGCTTTGTATT GACTCACTCCTGCTTGCCTGATATGCCAATAATTTATGCTAGCGATGCTTTTTTATCATTAACAG GATACTCAAGAGAGGAAATATTGGGTTGTAATTGCAGAGTCTTAAACGGTCCAGGTACTAGCTTGGAGGTTATAGAGGAG ATAAATCAGCATATTTGTTCTGAGCAGGCATGTACAGTGGATCTACTAAGTTACAG AAAAGATGGAAGTTCATTCCCTGATCTTCTACATGTATCTCCTATCAGAGATGCTTCAG GTCGCATTTCATATCTGGGTTCACCTTGA
- the LOC112893641 gene encoding protein TWIN LOV 1 isoform X8 — translation MASSGAEEADPGEREREEHGDLHHQRRLASSLTARYSDWVLEALDELPGSFLLTDPALAGHPIVYASRGLTALTGYARREVLGSGARVFQGAATDRAAVAGVREAVRAQRAHQVAILNYRRDGSPHWVLLHLAPVFHARDGSVLHFLAVQVPIDDAGRGAGAPCRGAQGAVLAACREEARVDDDFPCASYSGKVFVDMDKRGLEAEKPRVASDSEKEKAISTANSIVAALNRYSKLTGLVVSGKRCDSVGIPALSSSLNLSLGRIKQSFVLTHSCLPDMPIIYASDAFLSLTGYSREEILGCNCRVLNGPGTSLEVIEEACTVDLLSYRWKFIP, via the exons ATGGCGAGCTCCGGCGCGGAGGAGGCAGACCCGGgggagcgggagcgggaggAGCACGGCGACCTCCACCACCAGCGCCGCCTCGCGTCCTCGCTGACGGCGCGGTACTCGGACTGGGTGCTGGAGGCGCTGGACGAGCTCCCGGGGAGCTTCCTGCTCACGGACCCGGCCCTGGCGGGCCACCCCATCGTCTACGCCTCCCGGGGCCTCACCGCGCTCACCGGCTACGCGCGCCGCGAGGTGCTGGGCAGCGGCGCGCGCGTCTTCCAGGGCGCCGCCACcgaccgcgccgccgtcgcgggGGTGCGCGAGGCCGTGCGGGCGCAGCGCGCGCACCAGGTCGCCATCCTCAACTACCGCCGCGACGGGTCCCCGCACTGGGTGCTGCTGCACCTCGCCCCCGTCTTCCACGCCCGCGACGGGAGCGTGCTCCACTTCCTCGCCGTGCAGGTGCCCATCGACGACGccgggcggggggcgggggcgccgTGCCGCGGCGCGCAGGGGGCGGTCCTCGCCGCGTGCCGCGAGGAGGCCAGGGTGGATGATGATTTCCCGTGCGCGAGCTACTCAGGGAAGGTGTTCGTTGATATGGATAAGAGAG GTCTGGAGGCTGAGAAACCGCGCGTAGCTAGTGATAGTGAGAAAGAGAAGGCAATAAGTACGGCTAACAGCATCGTCGCTGCGCTGAATCGCTACAGCAAGCTAACTGGTCTAGTGGTCAGCGGGAAGAGATGTGACTCTGTTGGCATCCCAGCACTCAGTTCTTCATTAAACCTTTCTCTCGGTAGAATCAAACAGAGCTTTGTATT GACTCACTCCTGCTTGCCTGATATGCCAATAATTTATGCTAGCGATGCTTTTTTATCATTAACAG GATACTCAAGAGAGGAAATATTGGGTTGTAATTGCAGAGTCTTAAACGGTCCAGGTACTAGCTTGGAGGTTATAGAGGAG GCATGTACAGTGGATCTACTAAGTTACAG ATGGAAGTTCATTCCCTGA
- the LOC112893641 gene encoding protein TWIN LOV 1 isoform X7, with protein MASSGAEEADPGEREREEHGDLHHQRRLASSLTARYSDWVLEALDELPGSFLLTDPALAGHPIVYASRGLTALTGYARREVLGSGARVFQGAATDRAAVAGVREAVRAQRAHQVAILNYRRDGSPHWVLLHLAPVFHARDGSVLHFLAVQVPIDDAGRGAGAPCRGAQGAVLAACREEARVDDDFPCASYSGKVFVDMDKRGLEAEKPRVASDSEKEKAISTANSIVAALNRYSKLTGLVVSGKRCDSVGIPALSSSLNLSLGRIKQSFVLTHSCLPDMPIIYASDAFLSLTGYSREEILGCNCRVLNGPGTSLEVIEEINQHICSEQACTVDLLSYRWKFIP; from the exons ATGGCGAGCTCCGGCGCGGAGGAGGCAGACCCGGgggagcgggagcgggaggAGCACGGCGACCTCCACCACCAGCGCCGCCTCGCGTCCTCGCTGACGGCGCGGTACTCGGACTGGGTGCTGGAGGCGCTGGACGAGCTCCCGGGGAGCTTCCTGCTCACGGACCCGGCCCTGGCGGGCCACCCCATCGTCTACGCCTCCCGGGGCCTCACCGCGCTCACCGGCTACGCGCGCCGCGAGGTGCTGGGCAGCGGCGCGCGCGTCTTCCAGGGCGCCGCCACcgaccgcgccgccgtcgcgggGGTGCGCGAGGCCGTGCGGGCGCAGCGCGCGCACCAGGTCGCCATCCTCAACTACCGCCGCGACGGGTCCCCGCACTGGGTGCTGCTGCACCTCGCCCCCGTCTTCCACGCCCGCGACGGGAGCGTGCTCCACTTCCTCGCCGTGCAGGTGCCCATCGACGACGccgggcggggggcgggggcgccgTGCCGCGGCGCGCAGGGGGCGGTCCTCGCCGCGTGCCGCGAGGAGGCCAGGGTGGATGATGATTTCCCGTGCGCGAGCTACTCAGGGAAGGTGTTCGTTGATATGGATAAGAGAG GTCTGGAGGCTGAGAAACCGCGCGTAGCTAGTGATAGTGAGAAAGAGAAGGCAATAAGTACGGCTAACAGCATCGTCGCTGCGCTGAATCGCTACAGCAAGCTAACTGGTCTAGTGGTCAGCGGGAAGAGATGTGACTCTGTTGGCATCCCAGCACTCAGTTCTTCATTAAACCTTTCTCTCGGTAGAATCAAACAGAGCTTTGTATT GACTCACTCCTGCTTGCCTGATATGCCAATAATTTATGCTAGCGATGCTTTTTTATCATTAACAG GATACTCAAGAGAGGAAATATTGGGTTGTAATTGCAGAGTCTTAAACGGTCCAGGTACTAGCTTGGAGGTTATAGAGGAG ATAAATCAGCATATTTGTTCTGAGCAGGCATGTACAGTGGATCTACTAAGTTACAG ATGGAAGTTCATTCCCTGA
- the LOC112893641 gene encoding protein TWIN LOV 1 isoform X9: MASSGAEEADPGEREREEHGDLHHQRRLASSLTARYSDWVLEALDELPGSFLLTDPALAGHPIVYASRGLTALTGYARREVLGSGARVFQGAATDRAAVAGVREAVRAQRAHQVAILNYRRDGSPHWVLLHLAPVFHARDGSVLHFLAVQVPIDDAGRGAGAPCRGAQGAVLAACREEARVDDDFPCASYSGKVFVDMDKRGLEAEKPRVASDSEKEKAISTANSIVAALNRYSKLTGLVVSGKRCDSVGIPALSSSLNLSLGRIKQSFVLTHSCLPDMPIIYASDAFLSLTGYSREEILGCNCRVLNGPGTSLEVIEEVRTPIV, from the exons ATGGCGAGCTCCGGCGCGGAGGAGGCAGACCCGGgggagcgggagcgggaggAGCACGGCGACCTCCACCACCAGCGCCGCCTCGCGTCCTCGCTGACGGCGCGGTACTCGGACTGGGTGCTGGAGGCGCTGGACGAGCTCCCGGGGAGCTTCCTGCTCACGGACCCGGCCCTGGCGGGCCACCCCATCGTCTACGCCTCCCGGGGCCTCACCGCGCTCACCGGCTACGCGCGCCGCGAGGTGCTGGGCAGCGGCGCGCGCGTCTTCCAGGGCGCCGCCACcgaccgcgccgccgtcgcgggGGTGCGCGAGGCCGTGCGGGCGCAGCGCGCGCACCAGGTCGCCATCCTCAACTACCGCCGCGACGGGTCCCCGCACTGGGTGCTGCTGCACCTCGCCCCCGTCTTCCACGCCCGCGACGGGAGCGTGCTCCACTTCCTCGCCGTGCAGGTGCCCATCGACGACGccgggcggggggcgggggcgccgTGCCGCGGCGCGCAGGGGGCGGTCCTCGCCGCGTGCCGCGAGGAGGCCAGGGTGGATGATGATTTCCCGTGCGCGAGCTACTCAGGGAAGGTGTTCGTTGATATGGATAAGAGAG GTCTGGAGGCTGAGAAACCGCGCGTAGCTAGTGATAGTGAGAAAGAGAAGGCAATAAGTACGGCTAACAGCATCGTCGCTGCGCTGAATCGCTACAGCAAGCTAACTGGTCTAGTGGTCAGCGGGAAGAGATGTGACTCTGTTGGCATCCCAGCACTCAGTTCTTCATTAAACCTTTCTCTCGGTAGAATCAAACAGAGCTTTGTATT GACTCACTCCTGCTTGCCTGATATGCCAATAATTTATGCTAGCGATGCTTTTTTATCATTAACAG GATACTCAAGAGAGGAAATATTGGGTTGTAATTGCAGAGTCTTAAACGGTCCAGGTACTAGCTTGGAGGTTATAGAGGAGGTGCGGACCCCGATTGTATAG